From Pseudomonas hefeiensis, one genomic window encodes:
- a CDS encoding ABC-type transport auxiliary lipoprotein family protein, producing the protein MKPFDRFVRPILLLAGCVLISSCSILPQAEPSNVYRLPATQAPAAPGTPVKWSLRLASPQASEVLNSPKIAVIPHGNLLSSYAASRWSDPAPVLLRNRLLDGFAQDGRVGLLSVADSNLQTDLELGGQLQAFQTEYQGAGASVVIRLDALLVRGFDQRILASHRFEVRQPLSDVQVPAVVQGFGQASDRLTAEVVNWTVEQGQRLAIPARP; encoded by the coding sequence ATGAAGCCGTTTGATCGATTCGTCCGCCCTATCCTCTTGCTGGCAGGATGTGTCCTGATTAGCAGTTGCTCGATTCTGCCCCAGGCCGAGCCCTCAAACGTCTATCGCTTACCCGCGACGCAGGCGCCCGCAGCCCCGGGCACGCCCGTGAAGTGGTCGTTGCGCCTGGCCAGCCCGCAGGCCAGCGAAGTGCTCAACAGCCCTAAAATAGCGGTCATTCCCCACGGCAATCTGTTGAGCAGCTACGCAGCCTCACGCTGGAGCGACCCGGCACCGGTGTTGCTACGCAATCGCTTGCTCGATGGCTTCGCACAGGATGGACGTGTCGGGCTATTGAGTGTCGCCGACAGCAACTTGCAAACGGATCTGGAGTTGGGTGGCCAGTTGCAGGCTTTCCAGACCGAATATCAAGGTGCAGGAGCCAGCGTGGTGATTCGCCTGGACGCATTGCTGGTGCGGGGGTTTGACCAACGCATCCTTGCCAGTCATCGTTTTGAAGTCCGCCAGCCCTTGAGCGACGTGCAAGTGCCGGCGGTGGTGCAGGGTTTTGGCCAGGCCAGCGATCGGCTGACGGCCGAGGTTGTGAACTGGACGGTGGAACAAGGCCAGCGCCTGGCGATCCCCGCACGCCCCTAA
- a CDS encoding MlaD family protein yields METRAHHVLIGLFTVIVVVGALLFGLWLAKSSVDSEFKYYEVVFNEAVSGLSRGSSVEYSGIKVGDVVNLRLDPNDPRRVLARVRLSAETPVKQDTQAKLALTGITGTSIIQLSGGTPNSPPLTGQDGEPPVIIAAPSPIARLLNNSDDLMTSINLLLHNANEVFSSDNVQRLGKTLEHLEQTTGVIADQRGDIRQAMQQLASVGKQASATLEQTTALMRSANGLLNDQGKEVMNSADQAMQSLARSTATLDKLLNDNRDALNNGMQGLNALSPAVRELRDTLSALRGISRRLDANPSGYLLGNDKNKEFTP; encoded by the coding sequence ATGGAAACCCGAGCCCATCATGTATTGATCGGCCTGTTCACCGTGATCGTGGTGGTCGGCGCCCTGCTGTTTGGGTTGTGGCTGGCCAAATCCAGCGTGGACAGCGAATTCAAGTATTACGAAGTGGTGTTCAACGAAGCGGTCAGCGGCTTGTCCAGAGGCAGCTCGGTGGAGTACAGCGGCATCAAGGTCGGAGACGTCGTCAATCTGCGCCTGGACCCGAACGACCCGCGCCGGGTACTGGCACGGGTCCGTTTGAGTGCTGAGACACCGGTCAAGCAGGACACTCAGGCCAAACTGGCACTGACCGGCATCACCGGCACCTCGATTATCCAACTCAGCGGCGGCACCCCCAATAGCCCGCCACTGACCGGGCAGGATGGTGAGCCACCCGTGATTATCGCAGCGCCCTCGCCCATTGCCCGCCTGCTGAACAACAGCGATGACCTGATGACCAGCATCAACCTGCTGCTGCATAACGCCAACGAGGTATTTTCCTCGGACAATGTCCAGCGGCTGGGCAAGACCCTTGAACACTTGGAGCAAACCACCGGGGTCATCGCCGATCAACGCGGCGATATTCGCCAGGCCATGCAGCAACTGGCATCTGTCGGCAAACAGGCCAGCGCCACCCTGGAGCAGACTACGGCATTGATGCGCAGCGCCAACGGTCTGCTCAACGATCAGGGCAAGGAGGTCATGAACAGCGCAGACCAGGCCATGCAATCACTGGCCCGCAGCACCGCGACCCTCGACAAACTGCTCAACGACAATCGCGACGCGCTGAACAATGGCATGCAGGGGCTCAATGCCCTGTCGCCGGCCGTGCGGGAATTGCGCGACACCTTGAGCGCGCTGCGGGGTATTTCCCGGCGCCTGGATGCCAACCCCAGCGGCTATTTGCTGGGCAATGACAAGAACAAGGAGTTCACGCCATGA
- a CDS encoding ABC transporter ATP-binding protein, which translates to MVSRPSRPPTEAVIQVRGLCNRFGPQSVHENLDLDVYRGEILAVVGGSGSGKSVLLRSIVGLNRPSEGTVRVFGQDLPSLPQAQRSQVERRFGVLFQKGALFSSLTVTENVALPLIEHAGLSRADAEHLAAVKLALAGLPLSAADKYPASLSGGMIKRAALARALALDPDILFLDEPTAGLDPIGAAAFDQLILTLRDALGLSVFLVTHDLDTLYTISDRVAVLAQKKVLVADVIDKVSETDDAWIHEYFHGPRGRAALTAATQLNEV; encoded by the coding sequence ATGGTGAGTCGACCTTCCAGGCCGCCCACCGAGGCGGTGATTCAGGTACGTGGTTTGTGCAATCGCTTTGGCCCGCAGAGCGTGCATGAGAACCTCGACCTGGACGTATACAGGGGCGAGATCCTCGCCGTGGTCGGCGGTTCCGGCAGCGGCAAATCAGTGCTATTGCGCAGCATTGTCGGCTTGAACCGGCCCAGTGAAGGGACCGTGCGAGTGTTCGGCCAGGACCTGCCGAGCCTGCCCCAGGCACAGCGCTCGCAAGTGGAACGACGCTTTGGGGTGCTGTTTCAGAAAGGCGCGCTGTTTTCTTCGCTGACCGTGACAGAGAATGTCGCCCTGCCACTGATCGAACACGCCGGGCTCAGCCGGGCCGATGCCGAGCATCTGGCGGCGGTGAAACTGGCGTTGGCCGGGCTGCCGCTATCGGCAGCGGACAAATACCCCGCCTCGCTGTCCGGCGGCATGATCAAGCGTGCAGCCTTGGCCCGGGCGCTAGCCCTGGACCCGGACATTCTGTTTCTCGACGAACCCACCGCCGGCCTCGACCCCATCGGCGCGGCTGCGTTCGACCAATTGATCCTGACGCTTCGCGACGCCTTGGGCTTGAGCGTATTTTTGGTCACCCATGACCTGGACACCCTCTACACCATCAGCGACCGGGTGGCGGTGCTGGCCCAGAAAAAAGTGCTGGTGGCCGACGTCATCGACAAAGTGTCGGAAACCGACGATGCGTGGATTCATGAGTACTTCCACGGCCCTCGCGGCCGCGCGGCCTTAACGGCCGCGACACAATTGAACGAGGTCTGA
- a CDS encoding ABC transporter permease, which produces MTSSTLAGSARLDQSRAPAQLWISGDWTLAHYTQLKRLSDSLRGQYDDDTLIDLNGLGALDTAGASLLVELLGTERLGKTAEHRDCTLSSADRALLQTVYCSLTDFCVPIKEPRVSVATQLLIRIGRAVDKVWQDTLQLLGFVGLILETLAKGLFRPKRWRITPMVVHIEQTGLDAAPIVALLTFLVGAVVAFLGATVLADFGASIFTVDLVAFSFLREFGVLLTAILMAGRTASAFTAQIGSMKANEEIDAIRTLGLDPIELLVVPRVLALLVALPMLTFVAMLSGIVGGGVVCALSLDISPAMFLTLLQSDIGVQHFLVGMVKAPIFAFLIAAVGCLEGFKVSGSAESVGAHTTSSVVQSIFVVIVLDAVAALFFMEMQW; this is translated from the coding sequence ATGACCTCTAGCACTCTTGCTGGCAGTGCCCGACTGGATCAGTCTCGCGCTCCGGCGCAGCTATGGATCAGCGGCGACTGGACACTGGCTCATTACACGCAACTCAAGCGCTTGAGCGACTCGCTGCGCGGCCAGTACGACGACGACACGCTGATCGACCTCAACGGCTTGGGTGCCCTCGACACCGCCGGCGCCTCATTGCTGGTGGAACTGCTAGGCACCGAGCGGCTGGGCAAGACCGCCGAGCATCGCGATTGCACTTTGTCGTCCGCCGATCGGGCACTGTTGCAGACGGTCTATTGCTCGCTGACCGACTTCTGCGTGCCGATCAAAGAGCCGAGAGTGAGTGTCGCGACCCAGTTGTTGATACGCATCGGTCGAGCCGTGGACAAGGTCTGGCAAGACACCCTGCAATTGCTGGGCTTTGTCGGCTTGATCCTTGAAACGCTGGCCAAGGGTCTGTTTCGCCCTAAACGCTGGCGCATTACCCCAATGGTTGTTCACATCGAACAGACGGGGCTGGACGCGGCCCCTATCGTCGCCCTGCTGACTTTTCTGGTGGGCGCGGTGGTGGCGTTTCTCGGGGCGACGGTGCTGGCCGATTTCGGCGCCAGTATTTTTACCGTGGACCTGGTGGCGTTCTCGTTTCTGCGCGAATTCGGCGTGTTGCTGACTGCGATTCTCATGGCCGGTCGCACCGCCAGCGCGTTCACCGCGCAGATCGGCTCAATGAAGGCCAACGAAGAAATCGACGCGATTCGCACCCTGGGCCTCGACCCCATCGAGTTGCTGGTGGTGCCGCGAGTGCTGGCGCTGTTGGTGGCGCTGCCGATGCTGACTTTTGTGGCCATGCTCTCGGGTATTGTCGGCGGCGGAGTGGTGTGTGCCCTGTCGCTGGATATTTCTCCGGCGATGTTCCTGACGCTGTTGCAGTCGGACATCGGCGTCCAGCATTTCTTGGTGGGAATGGTGAAGGCGCCGATCTTTGCCTTCCTGATTGCTGCGGTGGGATGTCTGGAAGGCTTCAAAGTCAGCGGCAGCGCCGAGTCTGTTGGGGCTCACACCACCTCCAGCGTGGTGCAGTCGATTTTTGTGGTGATCGTGCTCGACGCGGTGGCGGCGCTGTTTTTCATGGAGATGCAATGGTGA